A single window of Gemmatimonadaceae bacterium DNA harbors:
- a CDS encoding TldD/PmbA family protein, translating into MSAWRWELGDGRPRLPSDARVLTREQSQELIERAIKFSKADSIQVNLGGGYAANVRFADNRISTAGGVATANLTIQSSFGPKHSVVSTNDFTDAGLERAVRQSEALAKLAPDDPEAMPPLGPQQYENVTAYFDSTANLGPEGRAEAARVAIDPCRAAGDLKAAGFLQTGIGAGAVGNSAGLFAYQSGTSTNYTLTVRTADGTGSGWAGADHPDWSQLDVKGVAQRAIDKARSSRNPVAIEPGRYTVILEPQAVGDLVQLLAFSLSARAADEGRSAFSKPGGGTKIGEKITDERVTLFADPADPQLLSNTFDGQGLPSHRVVWIENGVLKRLTYGRFWAKKKNQEPDAGTNAVKLAGGTQTTEELIASTPRGVLVTRLFYLRQVDPRTVLYTGLTRDGTFLIENGKVSKSIKNFRFNESPLLMLNNLEGLGRAERVAGTESGGDVVMPSLKIRDFNFTSLSDAV; encoded by the coding sequence ATGAGCGCCTGGCGTTGGGAGTTGGGCGATGGGCGGCCCCGCCTCCCCTCGGACGCGAGGGTTCTGACGCGCGAACAGTCGCAGGAGCTCATCGAGCGCGCTATAAAGTTCTCGAAAGCCGACTCCATCCAGGTGAACCTTGGCGGCGGATACGCGGCCAACGTTCGCTTTGCCGACAATCGCATTTCCACCGCCGGTGGCGTCGCGACCGCGAACCTCACCATTCAGAGCTCGTTCGGCCCGAAGCACTCGGTCGTCTCGACGAACGACTTCACGGACGCGGGACTCGAGCGCGCGGTTCGCCAATCGGAGGCTCTCGCGAAACTCGCCCCCGACGATCCCGAGGCGATGCCGCCACTCGGTCCCCAGCAATACGAGAACGTCACCGCGTACTTCGACTCGACTGCGAACCTCGGCCCCGAGGGACGCGCGGAAGCGGCGCGCGTGGCGATCGATCCGTGCCGCGCGGCGGGCGATCTCAAGGCCGCCGGCTTTCTGCAAACCGGTATCGGCGCCGGCGCCGTCGGCAACAGCGCGGGGTTGTTCGCGTATCAATCGGGAACGTCGACGAACTATACGCTCACCGTACGCACCGCCGACGGCACAGGTTCAGGCTGGGCAGGCGCGGATCATCCCGACTGGTCGCAGCTCGATGTGAAAGGCGTCGCGCAACGCGCCATCGACAAAGCGCGCTCGTCGCGGAATCCCGTCGCGATCGAACCCGGCCGCTACACCGTGATTCTCGAACCACAGGCGGTCGGCGATCTCGTGCAGTTGCTGGCCTTTTCACTCTCCGCGCGCGCCGCGGATGAGGGACGAAGCGCCTTCTCGAAGCCGGGCGGCGGAACGAAGATCGGCGAGAAGATCACTGACGAGCGTGTCACACTCTTCGCCGATCCCGCCGATCCACAGTTGCTCAGCAACACGTTCGACGGACAGGGCCTGCCGTCTCACCGCGTCGTGTGGATCGAGAACGGCGTGCTGAAGCGCCTCACCTACGGGCGCTTCTGGGCAAAGAAGAAGAATCAGGAGCCGGATGCCGGCACGAACGCCGTGAAGCTCGCGGGCGGAACGCAAACGACCGAGGAGCTGATCGCGTCGACGCCGCGCGGCGTACTCGTCACGCGCTTGTTCTACCTACGTCAGGTCGATCCACGCACCGTGCTCTACACCGGACTCACGCGCGACGGCACGTTCCTGATCGAAAACGGCAAAGTTTCCAAGTCGATCAAGAACTTCCGCTTCAACGAATCGCCGCTGCTCATGCTGAACAATCTCGAGGGGCTCGGCCGCGCCGAACGCGTCGCGGGAACGGAATCCGGCGGCGACGTCGTGATGCCGTCACTCAAGATTCGCGACTTCAATTTCACGAGCCTGTCCGACGCCGTTTGA